aaaatgatCACCGGAAAAGACATATACGATGTATTTTCAGCAATTGTTCCACTATATGTTGCAATGATATTAGCTTATGGCTCTGTTAAATGGTGGAAGATCTTCACTCCCGATCAATGCTCCGGAATCAATCGTTTTGTCGCCGTCTTCGCCGTTCCATTACTCTCTTTCCATTTCATCTCCTCCAACGATCCCTACGCCATGAACTACCAATTCATCGCCGCTGATTCCCTCCAAAAGGTTGTCATCCTATTTGCTCTGTTTCTATGGCAGAGCTTCTCAAAACAGGGAACTCTTGAATGGATGATCACTCTGTTTTCCCTTTCAACTCTCCCCAACACTCTCGTTATGGGAATCCCTCTTCTTAAAGCCATGTATGGAGATTTCTCTGGCAATCTTATGGTCCAAATTGTTGTTTTGCAAAGCATAATTTGGTACACTTTAATGCTCTTCATGTTCGAATACAGAGGAGCTAAGCTTTTGATAACAGAGCAGTTCCCGGAGACGGCTGGATCGATTACTTCATTTCGTGTCGATTCCGATGTGGTTTCGTTGAATGGGAGAGAGCAATTGCAAGCGGATGCTGAGATTGGTGATGATGGGAAGCTTCATGTTGTTGTTAGAAGATCTGCAGCTTCTTCTATGGTTTCTTCTTTTAAGTCTCATGGTTTGAACTCGTTGACTTCCATGACTCCTAGAGCTTCGAATCTCACCGGCGTTGAGATTTATTCCGTTCAGTCTTCCAGAGAGCCGACACCTAGAGCTTCTAGCTTCAACCAAACGGATTTTTATGCCATGTTTGCTAGTAAAGCTGCTAGTCCTAAACATGGATACACCAATAGTTTTCAAGGTATTCATAAGTTAAATCAGGATAGTAAGTTGTTAATTTGGATCCTTCTAATGtcgttttctttttgtattatatgataattttcctttttggaTCTGCTCTAGTTTCTCCCAACTTCATATAATGATAAGAAAATGGTTAGAATTTTGTTTAAGCTTTTGAGTTTGACCGATGCAGGCGACGTTTACTCGTTGCAATCATCAAAAGGAGTAACGCCAAGAACGTCAAACTTCGACGAGGAGatgttgaagaagaaaagaggagGGAGGAGCATGAGTGGAGAGCTTTTCAATGGAGGATCAATGCCATCTTACCCACCACCAAACCCCATGTTTTCAGCTTCTTCAAGTGGAGGccaaatgaagaagaaagatcaTAACAACAACACCAACAGCAGCCATGGAGGTGCAAATTCCACAGCTAACAACAATAACAAGGAGCTTCACATGTTTGTTTGGAGCTCAAGTGCCTCTCCTGTCTCAGAAGGAAACCTCAAACACGCCGTAAATAGAACCGCTACCGCCGCCGACGTTGCTGCCCTTGATGCTTCCAAAGCTCAACAAGAAGCTATTGCTGCAAAAGGTCAGAGACTGAACCTCAAACTTACGTGCACAATGCTTAACATAACGTAATATTTATCGGTTTATTGTGGGAATGCAGGGCTGCAAGAAGTGATACAAAATATGAGTCCAGGAAGGAAGAATAGAGATGAAGAATCAATGGAGGAAGGATCAAAGAAAAGGTTTAGAGGGAACAATAATGGATCTCCATATAGTGGTTTCCAAAAGAAGATGAACATGGAAGAAGAAGATTTTGAACAAAATAAGAACAATAAACAACATATGCCTCCTGCAAGTGTCATGACTCGCCTCATTCTCATCATGGTGTGGAGAAAGCTCATTAGAAATCCGAATACCTATTCTAGTCTTCTCGGCGTTGCGTGGTCCCTCGTTTCTTACAAGTACTCTCCCACTCTATCTCGAAAAAAAAACGCGTATACACCGAAGATTGGTagagattattttagttttgataGCCCATGTTTAAAGTGCAAACTATGAACCTATAGGAAATAGTGAACACCGTAATAAAGAGAGTATTTAAATAGTAATATCATAGGTTATAATAGTTGGAAACACCAACCCTTTCAGAAGCAGTGAACTCGTAGCTCGACCAAAAAGTTTTAGTTCATTCTACTTTATCATAAACAAATCGATATCTAGACTAATTGCATTGTTGTTGATCTGATGTGATTACAGATGGCACATTGAAATGCCTACCATCATAAAAGGATCCATCTCAATTCTATCAGATGCTGGTTTGGGAATGGCTATGTTTAGTCTTGGTACGTATTTCATCTTGTTCTTCCatgtcattttcattttcttcaactcGAGCTAGTTCCATTGATCATTTGACGAATCAAATCGACCCCGTTGGCAGGTCTGTTCATGGCTTTACAACCAAAGATCATAGCTTGTGGAAAATCAGTTGCAACATTTTCAATGGCAGTAAGGTTCTTAACAGGCCCTGCTGTTATGGCTGCGACTTCCATTGCTGTTGGTCTTCGTGGAGTTCTTCTTCATGTTGCAATTGTTCAGGTGAATCCTTAATTTCAATTAGCCATCACTAATTACATAATCAAGATAATGATTCTTCGTTAAACATTATGATATaacattcatattcttttcttcttcattacATTATTATAGGCTGCACTTCCTCAAGGGATTGTTCCTTTTGTATTTGCCAAAGAGTACAATGTTCATGCAGATATACTTAGCACAGCGTAAGTTTAATTCCTTATTTCTTATCATTATAACGAGCACAAATACTCTAATTTGACTAGCTAACGTGCTTAATACGTATATTTAACACAATATACAAATTCAATGTCATTTGTTAGAAACGATACACTAAATATACTCGTGTTCGTATGTTGTTCATGTCTCGTTGAATTTATGTTTCGTATTTGTATTACTTTTAATTATGACTAACggtacttttttttttcgtgTACATTTGTGCAGGGTTATATTTGGAATGTTGGTTGCCTTACCAATTACGATACTATATTACGTGCTTTTGGGAGTATAAGTTTGTTTGacaaattaagattaatttaTGAGATGAGCACATTTATTGAGAGGTTTAGGATTAGGGTTAGActttagtttaatttatttaatcaAAGGGGGAAGGAGCTCATTAGGCTAAGTATATAGTGATCTTCTCTAAAGGATGATTGATTATTTATGTGACCAATGGGTTAATACCctcacaaatatattacattTATATGTATTGTTTGAAAATTAATTCCCAAAAGTTCCaattttgaattcttttttctctctctctctctctctcttcttacCTAATTTCAACCAACCATAGATTTGTTCTTTCTCTGTTTAtctttttcatttcattttactTCTTAGTACTTAGAAGTAACTCAACCAATAATTTACGTTTACAATTATATATACACGTTAAATGAACATTTGAACCTCTAACTTGTCTTAGATGAAATGAGATATTATAAGAATTATCCATTATAATAGTTGAAGTTTTTAATTACTATAACTTACCATAAAACCATTTAATAATCATCTTTGCTATTTTATAATCATCTTCTCTCTTAGACTAAAATAGGttgcaattaattaaaacacaaaGCTAGGAAAGTATCCCATGTGGTTAATTAGTCATAATTTATCCATATTAATTGAAATTGATAGTAGATTAATATTGTTAAAGAAGCATTTGGATGGGAGAGGATATGAATTAGCAAAGTTGTGAGTTGGATGTTATTGAAGAAATGCATGTGCCTTTTCTGAACATAACCCTCCAAATGAAGCAATtaataatcaaattaatatcatattaaatTTATGGCTTTGATATGAGATTTTTCATTGCAATCACACCtcagtttctttctttcttttaatttaaaagaaatctTTTTGAAGTAATAAATatacattttcaaattttgggtTTTTGTCTTATGGTTGTTGGAAAaatatattcttttctttttgtatacATATTAGATTAGAACCCATGAAGGCCACCACCAGTCTTTGACAATTCATTCTACCATCTTGACAgattctattttattttgtttttcaaactATACATACAACTTagaatatgtatatataacaATTAATTGATCCAACCTCGTATTGACAAAGCAAAGAGGTATAATTCTAACTCGTTAATTACTTGTGTAAAAATCTCTCTTCaattgtgatattttatttttgaaaaaatagattttttatccgtcattaaatgataaaattactgaaaatatttatagatatatataaaaaaaaatgattagaAACAAAAgacatatttttatatttataaatcttCAGGTCcctttgaaaaaaatagatttatAAACATTGTACTTCTTTAATTTAAAGACcgttcaaatttaaaaatagatgtatagatatgatttttaaaaaaataaatattgtcGTGATCAATTGAGGTTTAATCTTAGCTTCACCATAACTCTGAGTGGTTAAAACATAGTATCATAGGAAGACCTTTGAGTTCCATGTCGAAATTGGgagttgaaaaagaaaagtcaattgaatttatataAAGTCATCATTCTATTGGATGTATTAttttagagaagaaaaaaaaatgaaagggtTTGAAACAACAAGAAGACAtcatatcatttttttaaaaagaaaaaggaaagagtgTGTAAACATCAATGCCGACACCCATCTGCCCCATGTGCTCTGCTTTTCTCTCTATTTGAT
The sequence above is drawn from the Cucumis melo cultivar AY chromosome 2, USDA_Cmelo_AY_1.0, whole genome shotgun sequence genome and encodes:
- the LOC103494227 gene encoding auxin efflux carrier component 2, whose amino-acid sequence is MITGKDIYDVFSAIVPLYVAMILAYGSVKWWKIFTPDQCSGINRFVAVFAVPLLSFHFISSNDPYAMNYQFIAADSLQKVVILFALFLWQSFSKQGTLEWMITLFSLSTLPNTLVMGIPLLKAMYGDFSGNLMVQIVVLQSIIWYTLMLFMFEYRGAKLLITEQFPETAGSITSFRVDSDVVSLNGREQLQADAEIGDDGKLHVVVRRSAASSMVSSFKSHGLNSLTSMTPRASNLTGVEIYSVQSSREPTPRASSFNQTDFYAMFASKAASPKHGYTNSFQGDVYSLQSSKGVTPRTSNFDEEMLKKKRGGRSMSGELFNGGSMPSYPPPNPMFSASSSGGQMKKKDHNNNTNSSHGGANSTANNNNKELHMFVWSSSASPVSEGNLKHAVNRTATAADVAALDASKAQQEAIAAKGLQEVIQNMSPGRKNRDEESMEEGSKKRFRGNNNGSPYSGFQKKMNMEEEDFEQNKNNKQHMPPASVMTRLILIMVWRKLIRNPNTYSSLLGVAWSLVSYKWHIEMPTIIKGSISILSDAGLGMAMFSLGLFMALQPKIIACGKSVATFSMAVRFLTGPAVMAATSIAVGLRGVLLHVAIVQAALPQGIVPFVFAKEYNVHADILSTAVIFGMLVALPITILYYVLLGV